One region of Candidatus Zixiibacteriota bacterium genomic DNA includes:
- a CDS encoding PAS domain-containing protein, with product MNDQSSKFFVEKTNLCKCPVFKIDLNGRFVYVDDLTENLLGVPSEQLFGRSIEEYLDYESYAALLSIMHSGKHYETSFQAMTMTFLDVNRKQRHLDVIISLNFIAGNPANYQVIINVNRCRGSAFVSSDSDNTDADLPHLLFDFVAGSPDNPDWEMLCEIFMELPDISQVGIYFLKENSLSLLGSVSRTDIDNPVDLKEASESLLKAACEGKTFIKPDSMEVVSADEIIYGGTVDISYPLMSREKAWGLLRVIHNGDHSLLESQISPAVCFLGKTLHSALDISQPGPVPAG from the coding sequence ATGAACGACCAGTCATCAAAATTCTTCGTCGAGAAGACCAACCTCTGCAAATGTCCCGTATTCAAAATCGATCTGAACGGTCGCTTTGTCTATGTTGATGATTTAACCGAGAATCTCCTGGGAGTACCAAGTGAACAGCTCTTCGGGCGCAGTATCGAGGAGTACCTGGATTATGAATCCTATGCCGCGCTGTTATCGATCATGCATTCCGGTAAACACTACGAAACCTCGTTCCAGGCCATGACCATGACCTTTCTTGATGTCAACCGGAAACAACGGCACCTTGATGTTATTATCTCCCTGAATTTTATTGCCGGCAATCCGGCCAACTATCAGGTAATTATTAATGTCAATCGATGCCGTGGTTCCGCTTTCGTTTCATCCGATTCAGATAATACCGATGCCGATCTGCCTCATCTCCTGTTCGATTTCGTGGCCGGTTCTCCGGATAATCCGGATTGGGAAATGCTATGTGAAATTTTCATGGAGCTTCCCGATATCAGCCAGGTTGGAATTTATTTTCTGAAAGAAAACTCCCTGTCTTTGCTGGGCAGTGTTTCACGAACGGATATCGATAATCCGGTCGATCTGAAAGAGGCCAGTGAAAGCCTGCTGAAGGCCGCCTGTGAAGGCAAGACATTTATCAAACCGGATTCGATGGAAGTCGTTTCCGCCGATGAAATTATCTATGGCGGCACGGTCGATATCAGCTATCCGCTGATGTCACGCGAAAAAGCCTGGGGATTACTCCGGGTTATCCATAACGGCGATCATTCGCTTTTGGAATCCCAAATATCCCCGGCCGTTTGTTTCCTTGGAAAAACTCTCCACTCGGCCCTTGATATCAGCCAGCCCGGACCTGTTCCGGCCGGTTAA
- a CDS encoding S8 family peptidase translates to MDKCKIWVFFTDKGFPDEAGRKSAIANLADRYTRRSLERRIRRSDNPEIFSFADIPVNQDYVSQLSAAGFKVIYQSRWLNAVSGMADKATIESLAALSFVCKIQPVAVARRIPIPDGDIKDISIPPETKKPSDILPDSVRDWYGYSYTQLNMVNIPLMHQLGYTGEGILIGIFDTGFDLDHPAFSHLNICDRCKYDFVFDDTSVGDIDNSPAAPAHGTATLSIIGGKEDSVFVGGAYEASFLVAKTERVEEEIEAEEDYWVAAAEWADSLGADVISSSLGYFDWYTYEDLDGKTALVTIAAEQAAANGIVVVNSAGNENLNAWHYVTPPADGPSVIAVGAVNSLGIIASFSSAGPTYDGRVKPDVVAMGVNVYKADYQTGSYGTGSGTSYACPATAAAAALLLEVHPDWSPLDLKDAMIHSANRYNTPDTLYGYGLYNTFKAADLLHFEPVSPIRLAVGDTLDITLTVSGLEDSTSIVISATNLPATAEFTDNGDRTARLFYIGNEDDVGSRIIHLTGAAGSAVATYDLTLTVLIQNDIIAGPNPFSDSLTIFLGTGNNNLQEIAIYSVNGEKVWDNYSDTYNEVTGSVVWQGVNNDGSRVASGVYLVLVKTDRMVKRIKVFRK, encoded by the coding sequence GTGGATAAATGCAAAATCTGGGTTTTCTTTACCGATAAGGGTTTCCCTGACGAGGCCGGCCGGAAATCCGCCATCGCCAATCTGGCCGATCGCTATACCAGGCGTTCCTTGGAGCGGCGGATCAGGCGCTCCGATAATCCCGAGATCTTCAGTTTCGCCGATATCCCGGTCAATCAGGATTATGTCAGTCAATTATCGGCCGCCGGGTTTAAGGTTATATACCAATCGCGCTGGCTCAACGCCGTTTCGGGGATGGCTGATAAGGCCACCATCGAATCATTGGCGGCCCTGTCTTTCGTCTGTAAAATACAGCCGGTGGCAGTTGCCCGAAGAATACCAATTCCAGATGGTGATATAAAAGATATCTCCATCCCGCCGGAAACGAAAAAGCCATCCGATATCCTGCCCGATTCGGTGCGTGATTGGTATGGATATTCATATACGCAGTTGAATATGGTCAATATCCCGCTGATGCATCAATTGGGATATACCGGCGAGGGCATTTTAATCGGCATTTTCGATACCGGATTCGATCTCGATCATCCTGCCTTCAGTCACCTGAATATCTGCGACAGATGCAAATACGATTTTGTTTTCGATGATACCTCGGTCGGCGATATCGACAATTCCCCTGCCGCTCCGGCTCATGGAACCGCCACCCTGTCAATTATCGGCGGCAAAGAAGATTCCGTGTTTGTCGGCGGCGCCTATGAGGCTTCATTTCTGGTGGCCAAAACAGAACGGGTCGAGGAGGAAATTGAAGCCGAGGAAGATTACTGGGTGGCCGCGGCCGAATGGGCCGACTCCCTTGGAGCCGATGTCATTTCATCCTCGCTGGGTTATTTCGACTGGTATACCTACGAAGACCTCGATGGTAAAACGGCCCTGGTTACCATAGCCGCCGAACAGGCCGCCGCCAATGGCATTGTCGTGGTCAATTCCGCCGGTAATGAAAATCTCAACGCCTGGCATTATGTTACGCCGCCGGCCGATGGACCATCCGTCATCGCCGTCGGAGCCGTCAATAGCCTGGGTATTATTGCCAGCTTTTCCTCGGCAGGCCCAACCTATGACGGCCGGGTCAAGCCCGATGTCGTCGCCATGGGAGTCAATGTTTATAAAGCCGATTATCAGACCGGATCCTATGGCACCGGTAGCGGTACCTCCTATGCCTGTCCTGCCACCGCCGCCGCCGCCGCCTTGCTTCTCGAGGTCCACCCGGACTGGTCACCGCTGGATTTAAAAGATGCCATGATCCACTCGGCCAACCGTTATAACACTCCCGACACTCTATATGGATATGGTTTGTATAATACCTTCAAAGCCGCCGATCTTCTTCATTTCGAACCGGTTTCGCCAATCCGGTTAGCGGTCGGCGATACTCTTGACATTACTCTGACTGTTTCCGGACTGGAGGATTCAACCTCAATTGTTATCTCCGCCACAAACCTTCCTGCTACAGCGGAATTCACCGATAACGGCGATCGAACTGCCCGGCTTTTTTATATCGGTAATGAGGATGATGTCGGCTCCCGTATTATCCACCTGACCGGGGCGGCCGGATCGGCCGTTGCCACGTATGATTTAACCCTGACCGTTCTGATTCAGAATGATATCATCGCCGGTCCCAATCCTTTCAGCGATTCCCTGACCATTTTTCTCGGCACCGGGAACAATAATCTGCAAGAAATTGCCATTTACTCGGTAAATGGAGAGAAAGTTTGGGACAATTATTCCGATACATATAATGAGGTGACCGGATCAGTTGTCTGGCAAGGAGTTAACAACGATGGCTCGCGGGTCGCGTCGGGCGTATACTTGGTCCTGGTTAAAACCGATAGAATGGTGAAAAGGATTAAGGTGTTCAGGAAATAG
- a CDS encoding amino acid ABC transporter ATP-binding protein, whose amino-acid sequence MIIEVRNVTCRFNNIVAVDNVSMSVGKGETVVIIGPSGAGKSTLLRCLNALEDFSEGSIIIDGIGVGKDQKNIHDLRLEVGMVFQNFNLFPHLNVINNIMLAQRVVRKRSADEARKKGLLLLGRVGLEDKVEAFPAQLSGGQKQRVAIARALAMDPKVMLFDEVTSALDPEMIGEVLEVMKNLAAEGMTMVVVTHEIGFAREVASRVIFMDNGRIVEDGPPHEILANPKKQRTRDFLSKVL is encoded by the coding sequence ATGATTATCGAAGTAAGGAATGTAACCTGCCGTTTCAATAATATCGTTGCCGTCGATAATGTCTCGATGTCGGTCGGTAAGGGAGAGACAGTGGTTATTATCGGACCTTCGGGTGCCGGTAAATCGACTCTGCTCCGATGCCTCAATGCCCTCGAAGATTTCAGCGAAGGTTCAATTATCATTGACGGTATCGGGGTTGGTAAGGATCAGAAAAATATCCACGACCTGCGGCTCGAGGTGGGGATGGTTTTCCAGAATTTCAACCTTTTCCCGCATTTGAACGTTATAAACAATATAATGTTGGCCCAGCGGGTGGTTCGCAAGCGTAGCGCGGATGAGGCCCGGAAAAAGGGACTGCTGTTGCTTGGTCGGGTAGGGCTTGAGGATAAAGTCGAGGCTTTCCCGGCCCAGTTGTCGGGCGGGCAGAAACAAAGGGTGGCTATCGCCCGGGCGCTGGCCATGGATCCGAAAGTTATGTTGTTCGATGAGGTTACTTCCGCTCTTGATCCGGAAATGATCGGCGAAGTTCTCGAAGTGATGAAAAATCTGGCGGCGGAAGGCATGACCATGGTGGTCGTAACTCATGAGATTGGATTCGCTCGTGAAGTCGCCTCAAGAGTCATTTTTATGGATAATGGCCGGATTGTCGAGGATGGCCCGCCACATGAAATCCTGGCAAATCCGAAAAAACAACGAACCAGGGATTTTTTAAGTAAGGTATTGTGA
- a CDS encoding amino acid ABC transporter permease: MISWLAEQIVLYWDIFKYLIPAVPYTALITVTSFALALVLGLIMGILRISRVKFIARLAGAYINIIRGVPLLVQIFFIYFGLGSLLELDRFTAGVLAVGICYSAYLAEIFRSGIEAIDHGQYEAAQSLGMTRFQTLRHVIIPQSMRIVIPPSANEFIASLKDSSLVSIIGMRELTRAGREYYSQYFVDFQTWFLVGVIYLVMTFSLTRLVKYLERVYAVEGFGSKRT, encoded by the coding sequence TTGATTTCATGGCTGGCCGAACAAATTGTCCTGTACTGGGATATTTTTAAATACCTGATCCCGGCAGTTCCCTACACCGCCCTGATTACGGTGACTTCATTCGCCTTGGCCCTGGTTCTTGGATTGATCATGGGAATCCTTAGAATCTCGCGGGTGAAATTTATCGCCCGATTGGCTGGAGCCTACATCAATATAATCCGCGGGGTACCGCTTCTGGTGCAAATATTTTTTATCTATTTTGGCCTGGGAAGCCTGCTCGAATTGGACCGTTTCACCGCCGGGGTGCTGGCGGTGGGAATATGTTACTCGGCCTACCTGGCCGAAATCTTCCGCTCCGGTATCGAGGCTATCGATCATGGGCAATATGAAGCCGCCCAGTCACTGGGCATGACCCGGTTTCAAACCCTCCGCCATGTTATCATTCCTCAATCCATGCGAATCGTTATCCCTCCATCGGCCAACGAATTTATCGCCTCGCTCAAGGATTCCTCGCTGGTTTCGATTATCGGGATGAGGGAGTTGACCCGGGCCGGACGGGAATATTACTCCCAGTATTTTGTTGATTTCCAAACCTGGTTTTTGGTCGGGGTCATCTATCTGGTGATGACATTTTCTCTGACGCGGCTGGTCAAATATCTCGAACGGGTTTATGCCGTTGAAGGTTTCGGGAGCAAAAGGACATGA
- the mtnN gene encoding 5'-methylthioadenosine/S-adenosylhomocysteine nucleosidase: MKLQRIFPVVILLVLAAFLYLSPGCGKSAVDNQLYLILYAFDSEGQLLSEKMNITATDTVLGRMVHRGSLAGKNIVLAESGVGMTNAAMTIQKMIDTYNPRAVIFSGIAGAIDSSVHIGDIFVGRSWATHDYGYIGVNGFEPNGIEVKLPSRAESERITYFQVDSSLFRKAESLAGKQIKLDSIGNRIPRLIAGGVGVSGNCFIDQAEKRLWLSGNFKALTTDMETAAVAQVCGVNNIPFIAFRSASDLAGGSPSGSAREEIGRFFQVAADNSAKVVMKFLESL, encoded by the coding sequence ATGAAATTACAAAGAATTTTCCCAGTGGTGATATTATTGGTATTAGCCGCCTTTCTTTATTTATCGCCCGGTTGCGGTAAATCAGCGGTCGATAATCAGCTGTACCTGATTCTTTATGCCTTCGACAGCGAGGGTCAACTTCTTTCGGAGAAAATGAATATAACCGCGACCGATACGGTCCTGGGGCGGATGGTTCACCGGGGCAGTCTGGCCGGCAAAAATATCGTGCTGGCCGAATCGGGCGTGGGAATGACCAACGCCGCCATGACAATTCAAAAAATGATTGATACATATAATCCCCGCGCGGTTATTTTCAGCGGTATTGCCGGGGCTATCGACAGTTCGGTTCATATTGGCGACATTTTCGTGGGGCGAAGCTGGGCAACCCATGATTATGGTTATATCGGTGTCAATGGTTTCGAACCCAATGGTATCGAAGTAAAGTTGCCATCCAGGGCGGAATCCGAAAGAATAACATATTTCCAAGTCGATAGCAGCCTTTTTCGGAAAGCCGAGTCATTGGCCGGAAAGCAGATCAAACTGGATAGTATCGGAAATCGAATTCCGCGTTTAATTGCGGGCGGGGTCGGAGTCTCCGGTAATTGTTTTATCGATCAGGCGGAAAAACGTCTCTGGCTTTCGGGGAATTTTAAGGCCCTGACAACCGATATGGAAACCGCGGCGGTGGCCCAGGTGTGCGGGGTCAATAATATCCCGTTTATCGCTTTCAGGTCGGCTTCGGATCTGGCCGGGGGATCTCCATCAGGTTCGGCTCGGGAAGAAATCGGACGTTTTTTTCAGGTCGCCGCAGATAATTCAGCCAAAGTGGTTATGAAATTTTTGGAATCTCTTTAG
- a CDS encoding thioredoxin family protein produces the protein MTIIQAKDKQIIADHLKNLDRPVKIINFTQELECQYCRETRQLMEELARMSEKLSIEVYNFQIDKDRVEQYKIDKIPATVIEGEKDYGVRFYGIPAGYEFVGLLEGIIAVSKGQSGLNEKTRQILKNITKPVHFQVFVTPTCPYCPSAVRLAHAFAIENEHITADMVEITEFPHLGNRYGVRGVPKTVINENISLEGAVPEYKLIEELNRALGNKTQDREE, from the coding sequence ATGACCATAATACAGGCAAAAGATAAACAGATCATTGCGGACCATTTGAAAAATCTGGATCGCCCGGTGAAAATAATCAATTTCACGCAGGAATTGGAATGTCAATATTGCCGGGAAACCCGTCAATTGATGGAGGAGCTGGCCAGGATGTCCGAAAAGCTATCGATTGAGGTTTATAATTTCCAAATCGACAAGGACAGGGTTGAGCAATATAAGATTGATAAAATACCCGCGACCGTTATTGAGGGTGAAAAGGATTATGGAGTTCGTTTCTACGGTATTCCGGCGGGTTATGAATTCGTCGGTCTTCTGGAAGGAATAATCGCGGTTTCCAAAGGTCAATCGGGCCTTAATGAGAAAACCCGCCAGATATTGAAAAACATCACCAAGCCGGTTCATTTTCAGGTATTCGTAACTCCGACCTGTCCCTACTGCCCCTCGGCGGTTCGTCTGGCGCATGCCTTTGCCATAGAAAATGAACATATAACGGCCGATATGGTCGAAATAACGGAATTCCCTCATCTGGGAAATCGTTACGGGGTCCGGGGCGTTCCCAAAACGGTAATCAATGAAAACATCTCGCTGGAAGGGGCGGTTCCGGAATATAAACTTATTGAGGAGCTTAACCGCGCCCTGGGAAATAAAACTCAAGATCGGGAGGAATGA
- a CDS encoding OsmC family protein, translated as MMGENQVTVVLEQKKGFEFLVKFDEGIDLLMDEPAPLGEDRGPSATKVLSAAIGNCLSASLLFCLQKARIDIHNIKTTVTTKLARNEKNRIRIDSSHVKIEIDAEREEAVNRFNKCAEIFEDFCVVTASVRKGIEVSVEVVDQAGKQLYQSA; from the coding sequence ATGATGGGAGAAAACCAGGTCACCGTAGTTCTGGAACAGAAAAAAGGCTTCGAGTTTCTGGTCAAATTCGATGAGGGAATCGACCTTTTGATGGATGAACCGGCTCCGCTTGGCGAAGATCGCGGCCCCAGCGCCACCAAAGTTTTATCGGCGGCCATCGGAAATTGTCTGTCGGCCAGCCTCCTTTTCTGCCTGCAAAAAGCCCGAATCGATATCCATAATATCAAAACCACCGTAACGACCAAACTGGCACGAAATGAAAAAAACCGGATCAGGATCGATTCCAGCCACGTGAAAATCGAGATCGATGCCGAACGTGAGGAAGCGGTCAACCGATTTAATAAATGCGCCGAGATTTTCGAGGATTTTTGTGTCGTTACCGCCAGTGTCAGGAAGGGAATCGAGGTCAGTGTGGAGGTTGTCGATCAAGCCGGAAAGCAACTTTATCAATCGGCTTAA